Proteins co-encoded in one Neodiprion lecontei isolate iyNeoLeco1 chromosome 3, iyNeoLeco1.1, whole genome shotgun sequence genomic window:
- the LOC124293415 gene encoding uncharacterized protein LOC124293415 — MNNIIEKRRRTRDRVRRHRFVHQNTIVPQNHPLNDDSDSDINSETECVSDQENSNRSEEDVSEGGISEQLLEHSQSEIDEENGDSGDGSQIDHEESVSSASVIDENSDIGSSINEATDDSLNERNEAEEIRKWAIKEHLSHSQLDGLLVILRRRLLPELPKTAKTFLRTSAVAYDIQDMEDYDGNMGQFVYFGIAERLRACVNEEVHIGNEILIQVNVDGLPLFKSSNTQLWPILCKVVHEPDIYEPVPVAIYAGSTKPKRVDEFLDEFIEEMNQLSANGIDINGRLFQVKIQSFICDTPARSFLKCVKGHTGYYACERCTVRGCRPGRSTVFPDADCPERSAEDFNRQRQREHHNSVSPLLRLRPAVNLVLLFILDFLHLACHGVMKKLLKDFWLLGNLHLRLGRRSRIELSRRMEYLKILNFMLRRSSPQVQQVCKEHIMGDDKEAEEAIKAFQLVEFDPPNRKQKRGTIECVPSTWISYNPSTGRCQCKFMPPPYSVEDSELLCWLVKEQSPLQESWPVYPITLKGHATTYDDAMKRLKVLADKKFVYTEDGTLPEKKSEAAKKAYQRIKVKGDKAIAEKLMQVQPINTSRNDDYASNHQGQEKKYKT; from the exons ATGAATAacataattgaaaaacgaCGACGAACACGCGACCGTGTGCGAAGGCATCGTTTCGTTCATCAAAACACTATTGTGCCACAGAACCATCCGCTAAATGATGACAGTGACTCTGACATCAACTCCGAAACTGAAT GTGTCAGTGATCAAGAAAATAGTAATAGGTCTGAAGAAGATGTATCCGAGGGTGGTATTTCTGAACAATTACTTGAACATAGCCAAAGTGAGATCGACGAAGAGAATGGTGACTCAGGTGACGGTTCTCAGATAGACCACGAAGAAAGTGTATCATCAGCCAGTGTCATTGATGAAAACAGTGATATCGGCTCATCTATAAATGAAGCGACTGACGATAGTTTGAATGAACGAAATGAAGCTgaggaaattcgaaaatggGCAATAAAAGAACACCTTAGTCATTCTCAATTGGATGGGCTTTTGGTGATTTTGAGGAGAAGATTGCTGCCTGAACTTCCAAAGACAGCAAAAACATTTCTACGTACATCGGCAGTGGCCTATGATATACAAGACATGGAAGATTATGATGGAAATATGGGACAATTCGTGTACTTTGGTATTGCTGAAAGGCTTCGAGCCTGTGTCAATGAAGAAGTGCACATaggtaatgaaattttgatccAAGTTAATGTCGACGGACTGCCTCTCTTTAAATCAAGTAACACTCAACTGTGGCCCATTTTGTGTAAAGTTGTCCACGAACCAGACATATACGAGCCGGTGCCTGTAGCTATATACGCAGGTTCTACAAAACCAAAAAGAGTTGATGAGTTCTTGGATGAGTTCATTGAGGAAATGAACCAACTATCAGCGAATGGTATTGACATTAATGGCAGACTGtttcaagtaaaaattcaaagtttcaTATGTGATACGCCAGCTAGGTCTTTCCTCAAATGTGTTAAGGGTCATACTGGATATTATGCGTGTGAAAGGTGTACCGTGAGAGGATGCAGACCTGGCAGATCTACTGTATTTCCTGATGCGGATTGTCCTGAACGAAGTGCTGAGGACTTTAATAGACAAAGGCAGCGAGAGCATCACAATAGTGTTTCGCCATTGCTACGTTTAAGACCTGCAGTAAACTTGGTCTTGTTATTTATTCTCGATTTCTTGCACTTAGCTTGTCATGGTGTGATGaagaaacttttgaaagaCTTTTGGCTTTTAGGCAATCTCCATCTCAGACTAGGCCGCAGAAGTCGAATCGAACTGTCTCGCAGAATggagtatttaaaaattctg AATTTTATGCTGCGAAGATCTAGCCCTCAGGTACAACAGGTTTGCAAAGAA CATATAATGGGAGATGATAAAGAGGCAGAAGAGGCCATCAAGGCTTTTCAATTAGTCGAATTCGATCCACCtaatagaaaacaaaaacgagGCACGATAGAATGCGTACCATCGACTTGGATTTCCTATAACCCATCGACTGGCAGATGCCAATGCAAATTCATGCCACCTCCGTATTCAGTAGAGGACTCTGAACTTTTGTGTTGGCTCGTCAAAGAACAAAGCCCTCTACAAGAATCTTGGCCTGTCTACCCAATAACACTCAAGGGACATGCGA cAACTTATGATGATGCAATGAAACGTCTCAAAGTATTAGCAGACAAGAAATTTGTATACACAGAGGATGGAACGTtaccagaaaaaaaatcagaggcAGCTAAAAAAGCATATCAGAGAATCAAAGTCAAAGGCGATAAAGCAATTGCTGAAAAGTTGATGCAAGTGCAACCCATTAACACCTCCAGGAATGACGATTATGCATCAAAT CATCAAggccaagaaaaaaaatacaaaacttaa
- the LOC124293489 gene encoding uncharacterized protein LOC124293489, with the protein MDAHGANVQSFTTQYDLNLPVTTLKDFDAFDEKLKADKKFRKEFTSTLHFVFDHNATLPKNVTALLKKNISRDVALNFNAVKAGMDKRIFKETQLCGILLDVLLLKYKEGAQGSMTHVTEKSVYRELGNCLSNAVDWDGHRKSRLKKKAAKSTTIAAVQSVCVNVHCSGTSMESLSRKSTDKSS; encoded by the exons ATGGATGCTCATGGGGCAAATGTCCAAAGTTTTACGACACAATATGATCTGAACCTGCCTGTAACGACTTTGAAGGACTTTGACGCATTCGACGAGAAATTAAAAGCtgacaaaaaatttcgtaaagaattc ACTAGTACATTGCATTTCGTTTTCGACCACAATGCAACCTTACCAAAAAATGTGAcggcattattgaaaaaaaatatttcacgggATGTGGCCTTGAATTTCAACGCAGTGAAGGCTGGCATGGATAAACGCATTTTCAAAGAGACACAACTTTGTGGAATATTGCTGG ATGTGCTTTTGTTGAAATACAAAGAGGGAGCGCAGGGATCAATGACACATGTAACTGAAAAGAGTGTTTATCGAGAACTCGGTAACTGCCTGAGTAATGCCGTCGATTGGGATGGGCATCGTAAATCTCGACTAAAGAAAAAAGCTGCAAAGAGTACTACAATCGCTGCAGTCCAATCAGTTTGTGTCAATGTACATTGCAGCGGCACCAGCATGGAATCGTTGTCTCGTAAATCCACAGACAAATCTTCTTAG